In a single window of the Papaver somniferum cultivar HN1 chromosome 8, ASM357369v1, whole genome shotgun sequence genome:
- the LOC113301888 gene encoding light-mediated development protein DET1-like: MFFKPNNNIVSRIFDRQIRTPAPGTAVNNARRFYENIVPSYTLYNVDFPDHSFRKFTDDGHFLISFSRNHQDLIVYRPKWLSFSYKDEEEKDGCDDSHDLPSKARRFGSFFTQLYCVSLASSNEFICKDFFLYVESNQFGLFATQTAQVYDAPNVEGAIHGVPSVEKITFHLVRLEDGVVLDEKIFSNDFVNLAHSMGVFLYDDLLAIMSLRYQTIHILQIRDSGNLVDVRAIGEFCREDDELFLNSHAQYMVNQAENGSILPQQMRRGSFLSGIKQRLLSFIFRGIWNDETDYSLRVQGLKKFYFHFQDYVDLIMWKVQFLDRHHLLIKFGSVDGGVSRNTDHHPAFFAVYHMETTEFIAFYQNSADELYNLFERFGDHFHATSRNLLYMNFISSHSNNIYALEQLRSSKTKASSFTLFVKKMMTSLPFSCQSQSPSPYFDQSLFRFDEKLISATDRHRQSTEHPIKFISRRHPNTLKFKIKPGPEAGGADGQTKKISSFLFHPILPLALSIQHTLLQPSVVNIHFHR; encoded by the exons ATGTTCTTCAAGCCGAATAACAACATCGTATCCAGGATTTTCGATCGCCAAATTCGCACTCCCGCTCCTGGCACTGCT GTTAATAATGCGAGgagattctatgagaatatagtacCAAGCTATACCCTATATAATGTGGATTTCCCAGATCATTCGTTCCGCAAGTTCACAGATGATGGTCACTTCCTAATTAGTTTCAGCAGGAATCATCAAGACCTCATTGTTTACAGACCAAAATGGCTCTCTTTTTCTTAcaaggatgaagaagaaaaagacggCTGCGATGATTCTCATGATCTTCCTTCTAAAGCAAGGAGGTTTGGAAGTTTTTTCACTCAGCTATATTGTGTCTCACTAGCTTCTAGCAATGAGTTCATCTGTAAAGACTTCTTCTTATATGTCGAGAGTAACCAGTTTGGCTTGTTTGCCACTCAAACTGCACAAGTCTATGATGCACCTAATGTTGAAGGAGCTATTCATGGAGTCCCATCTGTTGAAAAGATTACATTTCACCTTGTGAG ATTGGAAGACGGGGTTGTACTGGATGAAAAGATTTTCTCCAATGATTTTGTTAACTTAGCTCATAGCATGGGTGTTTTTTTGTATGATGATTTGTTGGCTATCATGTCCCTCCGCTACCAAACAATACATATTCTCCAAATTCGTGACTCTGGAAACCTTGTCGACGTGCGAGCTATAGGGGAATTTTGCCGTGAAGATGACGAATTGTTCCTCAATTCTCATGCCCAG TACATGGTAAATCAGGCTGAAAATGGTTCGATTCTTCCCCAACAGATGCGAAGGGGTTCTTTTCTGAGTGGCATCAAACAGCGGTTGCTCTCCTTTATCTTCCgtggaatatggaatgatgaaaCAGATTATAGCCTG AGGGTTCAAGGTCTAAAGAAGTTCTATTTCCATTTCCAAGATTATGTTGATTTGATCATGTGGAAG GTACAGTTCTTAGACCGGCATCACCTGCTAATCAAGTTCGGTAGTGTAGATGGAGGG GTATCCAGAAACACCGATCATCATCCTGCATTTTTTGCTGTATATCACATGGAAACAACAGAGTTTATTGCATTTTATCAG AATTCAGCTGATGAGCTGTATAACTTGTTTGAGCGTTTTGGTGACCACTTCCACGCAACATCGAGGAATTTGTTGTATATGAACTTCATATCATCTCACTCCAATAATATATATGCTCTTGAGCAGCTAAGGAGCAGTAAAACCAAAGCTAGTAGTTTTACACTG tttgtgaagaagatgatgacCTCTTTACCTTTCAGTTGCCAGTCCCAGAGTCCTTCTccttattttgaccaatcactcTTTAGATTTGATGAAAAG CTCATCTCTGCAACGGACCGCCATAGGCAATCTACGGAGCACCCAATCAAGTTTATTTCAAGAAGGCACCCAAACACCCTCAAGTTCAAGATAAAACCAG GTCCAGAAGCTGGTGGAGCTGACGGTCAAACGAAAAAGATCTCTTCGTTCCTCTTCCACCCAATTTTGCCGCTTGCACTTTCCATCCAGCACACGCTCCTTCAGCCGTCGGTCGTGAATATTCACTTTCACAGATAA